GAGTCCACCATGGGGCCACGACACTCAAAATCACCGGGTTCGCAAGGAGGTCGCCATGACACGTTCACTCCACCTGCTGACCCTGGGTTGGCTACTGACGATGCTGGGCTGCACGGGCGTTCCTGATGGCGTAAAGCCTGTGCAGGGCTTTGACCTGAACCGCTACCTCGGCCAGTGGCACGAGGTGGCCCGCCTGGATCATGGCTTCGAGCGCGGCCTGACTCAGGTCACGGCGACCTACAGCCTGCGCCCGGATGGCAGCGTGAAGGTCCTGAACCGGGGTTGGGATGCCACCTCAGGCAAATGGAAGGTGGCCGAAGGCCGAGCCCTCTTTGTGGGTGCGGCCAGCGAAGGGCGGCTGAAGGTGTCTTTCTTCGGGCCCTTTTACGGGGCCTACACCGTCATCGAGCTCGAACCCGAGCGCTACTCCATGATCTGCGGGCCCAGCCGCTCCTACTTCTGGATTCTTGCCCGCCAGCCCAAGCTGGATGCGAAGACCCTCGAGCGGCTGCTCGATCGGGCTCGGGCCCTGGGTTTCGCCACGGACCAGCTGATCTATCCCTGAGCGGCTCATCGGGCAGATCCCCGGCTCCAGGGCGGCTCACCGCTCCAGGATGAAGGTCACGGGGCCATCGTTGACGAGCTCGACTTCCATGTGCTCCTGGAAGAAACCCGTCTTCACTGCCGGGTGCTGGGCTTTCAGCAGACCCAGAAAAACGTGGAAGAGCTCCCGGGCGGCCTCGGGGGCCATGGCGCCATCAAAGGAAGGGCGTCGGCCTTTGGCGATGCTTCCCGCCAGGGTGAACTGACTCACCGCGAGGATCTCGCCGCCCACTTCCTGCAAGCCCCGGTTCATCTTCCCGTCCTCATCCTCGAAGATGCGCAGCGAGGCGAGCTTGGCCGCGGCCCAGGCGCAGGTTTCCTCCGTGTCGCCGGTTTCAAGCCCCACCAGCACCAGCAGGCCAGGGCCGATGATCGCCTCCTGGCTCCCGCTCTGGACGCGGGCCCGTTTTACACGCTGGATGACGGCCTTCACGGGAACCTCCCGCCCATGACTTTGCCATGGACGAGACGGACTCAGGAGAGTTCGGAGTCATCAGACGGCCTTCCCCGTCGACCTGCGCCATCCGACCGTCCACCCCCCGGGGACGACCGTCCAGGCAGCCGTTCTCAACCGGGAGAGCCTCCAGGCGTAACCTGTTTTTCCAATCCCCCCTCACAAGGAGTCTTGCTTATGGCCCCCCTCGCTCATCTGCCCGGCCTGTTGCGCTCGGCCTTAGCCCTCGCCTTGGTGTTGCCCCTGGCCGCCGAAGGGGCCAAGCCACCTGCGGCCCAGGCTCACAAGAACCAGCTGCCCCCGCTCATCGACCGGGACAAGTTCTTCGGCAATCCCGAGATCGCCGGAGCCCAGCTCTCGCCCGATGGCAAGTGGATCGCCTTCCTCAAGCCCTACAAGGACACCCGCAACGTCTGGGTGAAGAAGGTGGGCGAGCCCTACAGCAAGGGACGCCTCATCACGGCCGATCCCAAGCGCCCCATTCCGGGCTTCTTCTGGAGCCGGGATGGCAAGCAGATCCTCTTCGTGCAGGACAAGGATGGCGACGAAAACTACAACGTCTACGCCGTGGATCCTTCGGCTCCGGTGGCCGCAGGCAAGGAGGTCCCCGAAGCCCGCAACCTCACGGCCGCCAAGGGTGCCCGGGCCCAGATCCTGGCCGTGCCCAAGGCCGATCCCGACACGATGTACGTGGGCCTCAATGACCGCGATGCCTCCTGGCACGACGTCTACAAGGTGAAGATCTCCACGGGTGAGCGCACCCTCATCCGCAAGAACACCGAGCGGATTTCAGGCTGGGTGTTCGACAAACAGGCCAACCTGCGCCTGGCCACCCGCACCACGGATAAGGGTGATACCGAAATCCTCCGCGTGGATCCCGAGGGTTTCACCAAGGTCTACGAGTGCAACGTCTTTGAATCCGCTGGACCGGTGAACTTCCATAAGGATGGGAAGCGGGTCTACCTGGAGACCAACAAGGGCAACCGCGATCTGGCCGAGCTGGTGCTCTTCGATCCCACCACGGGCAAGGAAGAGAAGATCGAATCCGATCCCAAGAACCGCGTGGATTTTGGCAATGCCATTTTCTCCGATCTCACGGACGAACTGCTGGCCACCACCTATGAGGACGAGCACACCCGCATCTACTGGAAGAACAAGGCGTGGGAGGCTGACTACAAGCTGCTGCAGAAGCTGTTGCCAGGCCGCGAGATCGGCCTGGGCTCCATGACCAACGACGAGCAATTGCTCATGGTGAACGCCTCCAGTGACCGCGATCCGGGTACCCGCTACCTCTTCGACCGCCGCACCAAGAAGCTCACCAAGGAATACACCTCCCGCGAGGATCTCCCCCGTGAGCCCCTGGTGGCCATGCAGCCCATCCACTACAAATCGAGCGATGGTCTGGAGATTCCCGCCTTCCTGAGCCTGCCGAAGGGCATTCCCGCGAAGGACCTGCCCCTGGTGGTGGTGCCTCATGGTGGCCCTTGGGCCCGAGACAGCTGGGGCTACAATCCCTTCGCGCAGTTCCTGGCCAACCGCGGCTACGCGGTGCTGCAGCCCAATTTCCGCGGCTCCACCGGCTATGGAAAGAAGTTCCTCAATGCAGGCAACAAGCAGTGGGGCGACCTCATGCAGGACGACATCACCTGGGGCGTGAAGCACCTGGTGGCCAACGGCACCGTGGATGCCAAGCGCGTGGGCATCATGGGCGGCTCGTATGGCGGTTACGCCTCGCTGGCGGGCGTGGCCTTCACGCCCGACCTCTACGCCGCGGCGGTGCCCATCGTGGGGCCCTCGAACCTGCTGACGCTGCTTGAAACCATTCCGCCCTATTGGGAAGCGGGCCGCATCATCTTCCACGAGCGCATGGGCAATCCCAACACGCCCGAGGGCAAGAAGCAGCTGGAGCGCCAGTCGCCGCTGAATTCCGCCGACAAGATCAAGACGCCGCTCCTCATCGTCCAGGGCGCCAATGATCCCCGCGTGAAGAAGGCCGAAAGCGATCAGATCGTCATCGCCCTGCGCGACCGCAACTTCCCCGTGGAGTATCTCTGCGCGCCGGATGAGGGTCATGGTTTCGCCCGCCCGGTGAACAGCCAGGCCATGTTCGCCGCCGCCGAGAAGTTCCTGGCCAAGTATCTGAAGGCCCGCTACCAGGAAGGAGGGAAGCCGGATGTGGTGAAGCGTCTGCCGGAAATCACCGTCGATCCCAAGACCGTGGTGCTGGCCAAGAAGACCGATGCCGCTTCCGTGGGCCTGCCCAAGGCGGTGGCCCAGCCCATCGCTGGCACCTTCAACTACGCGGGCACGCTGGCCCTTGGCCCCCAGAACATGCCCCTCAGCCAGGTGCGCACCATCAAGGAAGAGGGTGGAACCTGGGTGATCACCGAGGCCACCAAGCTGCCCATGGGCGATGCCCTGGACACCACCACCATCGCCAAGGACACGCTGGTGCCCCAGAAGCGCCTGGTGAAACAGGGCCCGGCCACCATCGAGATGACCTTCGATGGCACCAAGGCCACGGGCAGCCTGGCCATGGGCGCCGAGCCCAAGCCCTTCAGCATCGAGTTGGGTGGCCAGGCCTATGCGGAGGGTTCCGCTTCCCAGGATTCTCTCGCGGCCCTTCCTCTGGCCGAGGGCTACAGTGTGACCTTCCGCAACGTGGATCTGCAGAAACAGAAGGTCGATCTCAAACAGGCCAAGGTGGTGGCGCAGGAATCCGTGACGGTGCCTGCGGGAACCTTCAAGGCCTGGAAGGTGGAGATCACCTCCGCCGTGGGCGATCCCGGCAGTCAGAACCTCTGGGTGGACACCGCCACCCGCAAGGTGGTGAAGACCAGCGCGGTCCTGCCTCAGATGGGCGGCGCGGTGATCACCATGGAACTGCAGA
This sequence is a window from Geothrix sp. PMB-07. Protein-coding genes within it:
- the dtd gene encoding D-aminoacyl-tRNA deacylase produces the protein MKAVIQRVKRARVQSGSQEAIIGPGLLVLVGLETGDTEETCAWAAAKLASLRIFEDEDGKMNRGLQEVGGEILAVSQFTLAGSIAKGRRPSFDGAMAPEAARELFHVFLGLLKAQHPAVKTGFFQEHMEVELVNDGPVTFILER
- a CDS encoding lipocalin family protein, with the translated sequence MTRSLHLLTLGWLLTMLGCTGVPDGVKPVQGFDLNRYLGQWHEVARLDHGFERGLTQVTATYSLRPDGSVKVLNRGWDATSGKWKVAEGRALFVGAASEGRLKVSFFGPFYGAYTVIELEPERYSMICGPSRSYFWILARQPKLDAKTLERLLDRARALGFATDQLIYP
- a CDS encoding S9 family peptidase, which produces MAPLAHLPGLLRSALALALVLPLAAEGAKPPAAQAHKNQLPPLIDRDKFFGNPEIAGAQLSPDGKWIAFLKPYKDTRNVWVKKVGEPYSKGRLITADPKRPIPGFFWSRDGKQILFVQDKDGDENYNVYAVDPSAPVAAGKEVPEARNLTAAKGARAQILAVPKADPDTMYVGLNDRDASWHDVYKVKISTGERTLIRKNTERISGWVFDKQANLRLATRTTDKGDTEILRVDPEGFTKVYECNVFESAGPVNFHKDGKRVYLETNKGNRDLAELVLFDPTTGKEEKIESDPKNRVDFGNAIFSDLTDELLATTYEDEHTRIYWKNKAWEADYKLLQKLLPGREIGLGSMTNDEQLLMVNASSDRDPGTRYLFDRRTKKLTKEYTSREDLPREPLVAMQPIHYKSSDGLEIPAFLSLPKGIPAKDLPLVVVPHGGPWARDSWGYNPFAQFLANRGYAVLQPNFRGSTGYGKKFLNAGNKQWGDLMQDDITWGVKHLVANGTVDAKRVGIMGGSYGGYASLAGVAFTPDLYAAAVPIVGPSNLLTLLETIPPYWEAGRIIFHERMGNPNTPEGKKQLERQSPLNSADKIKTPLLIVQGANDPRVKKAESDQIVIALRDRNFPVEYLCAPDEGHGFARPVNSQAMFAAAEKFLAKYLKARYQEGGKPDVVKRLPEITVDPKTVVLAKKTDAASVGLPKAVAQPIAGTFNYAGTLALGPQNMPLSQVRTIKEEGGTWVITEATKLPMGDALDTTTIAKDTLVPQKRLVKQGPATIEMTFDGTKATGSLAMGAEPKPFSIELGGQAYAEGSASQDSLAALPLAEGYSVTFRNVDLQKQKVDLKQAKVVAQESVTVPAGTFKAWKVEITSAVGDPGSQNLWVDTATRKVVKTSAVLPQMGGAVITMELQK